GTTCAGCTGGTTTTCGGCCGGATTGCGCGACATGATGAGGGATGGAATGTACACACTTCACGACACTGGAAACGAATGGGAAACGGTTCTTGTGCTCACAAACGTACCGGAGAATACTCAAAATGACCAGAAACCAGCCACTTCTGGAAATTCGAACAAAAATGAGTTTCAGGGCCGGAGACACCGCGATTTATAAAGCCATTATTTCGAGCACAACAAATCAGGTCGCTAAAAAAACTGCCTGAAATAATTATTTCGAGCGGTTTCAATTTGTCCTCCACGCGACTTTGACGTTGATTTTATAGAAAAATCTGCTAGAACGACATGacggaaccaaaacaaacagtaTGACAGTTATACAAGCTCTGTATAACAGTTATACAATTCCCACCTCGCACCTCGCGGAATCGATCGCAGTACGCCGGTATCCCGATTTTGTCGACCGATTATTGTAAAAGTGTGGTGCTGTAGCAAATAATGCACTCGTTAAGGATCATATTTCCTCGATGTCTGTCCGCTTGTCGAATACTCCCGCCACTACGGTCTTCGTCGGTGCGGCAACAGCTAATCCCAACCTCCAGTGGACAGCAATCGCGAATCAACAAAATTAGTATTCGCATGCTGTGCTCGAAGCCCCCGCAAACAACAGGACAGGATTCATCGGTGGAACCAGCAAATAGAGTATACTATGGCTCGTTAACGCCCCAGATACGCGCGGTGAAGGTATTTTCCTTGGCTACCAGTATCGGCGGTATCATTGCACAGCCGGTTCTGCTGGAACAGGCGAATAAAATCGGTGGAACGCCGATGATAGTGGCCGTCTGTGGTTTTGCCGGGTTCTTCACCTTCGTCACGCCAATTCTATTGCACCTGGTCACCAAGCGGTACGTTACGGAGTTGTACTATGATCCGGCCGAACAACAGTACACTGCTGTGACGATAACGTTCTTTCTGCGGCGAGAAAGGGTAAATGTATCCTGGCCAACTCTGAATACGTTTGACTGACTTGCATCTTTTGCTTCTGCATTCTAGATTAATTTCAAGCTAGCGGACGTAGTGGTGCCGGAAGTAGGAGGTTTGTTCACAACGTTCCTCGTGAAGAATAAAGCGCTGTTCGTCGACCCGCAGATGTTCCCCGATCCAACGCATTACATCAAAATTATGGGTTACGATAAGCCGATCGACTTTAAGTTTGAGGAAGCACGTCAATCAGCGGGAAGTGAGGAGGAACATAAGAGAAAGGATCGATAGTTGTCGGAACTAGCAATAGGCAATAAATCTTAATTTAAGATAAAAGTGCTTATTCTTTGTACAATCTATCGGtagcaaattaaaaaaaaagcctcCTAATTACAGTGGAACGCAACGGTTATGAATGCAATGTTTTCAAATTGTTATCATCTTACATCAAAAACAATATCGTCGTATGTATGAGCACTAGTCAATCGAAAAAACTTCCTTTTGTGGCTTCCTGCTTATGGTGATTTTTGAATACTTGTACTACAAAGAGAAATGTTATatagaaaaagcagaaaaaatcGTTCCCACTGAAAACTATTCGCCACGCGACTACGATGAGAACCTACGTCGAAAGACAATATGCTGCCAATCAGAAGATCAAATTTCGGAATTCGGAAAGATCGTCGGAGTCGTCGTGAATCAATAATAGGTGTAATacgaaatcaaaatgaaatgagaagaaaatgatACTACCGAACGGTTCCAACAACAGGGTAATGAAGATTAGAAACTTAGAATTGTTACCAAACGGCAGATGAAAACATCTA
This sequence is a window from Anopheles darlingi chromosome 3, idAnoDarlMG_H_01, whole genome shotgun sequence. Protein-coding genes within it:
- the LOC125956025 gene encoding transmembrane protein 70 homolog, mitochondrial, translated to MHSLRIIFPRCLSACRILPPLRSSSVRQQLIPTSSGQQSRINKISIRMLCSKPPQTTGQDSSVEPANRVYYGSLTPQIRAVKVFSLATSIGGIIAQPVLLEQANKIGGTPMIVAVCGFAGFFTFVTPILLHLVTKRYVTELYYDPAEQQYTAVTITFFLRRERINFKLADVVVPEVGGLFTTFLVKNKALFVDPQMFPDPTHYIKIMGYDKPIDFKFEEARQSAGSEEEHKRKDR